A region of Ictidomys tridecemlineatus isolate mIctTri1 chromosome 4, mIctTri1.hap1, whole genome shotgun sequence DNA encodes the following proteins:
- the LOC101977200 gene encoding olfactory receptor 5AK2: protein MTQGNGTEVTEFYLLGFGAQRQFQIIFFIVFLMIYVTSTVGNTGMILLIRTDARLQTPMYFFLQHLAFVDICYTTAITPKMLQNFITENKSISFGGCLTQLLVYATFATSDCYLLAAMAVDRYVAICKPLHYSIIMSQTVCIQMVAGSYLMGAINASVQTGFTFSLSFCQSNSIDHFFCDVPPILMLSCSNIDINILVLTVFVGFNLTFTVLVVIFSYIYILTTILKMSSTAGRRKTFSTCASHLTAVTIFYGALAYMYLQRHSENAQENMKVASVFYGIVIPMLNPLIYSLRNKEVKEALKVVAKKLF, encoded by the coding sequence ATGACACAAGGAAATGGCACTGAAGTGACTGAATTTTACCTTCTGGGATTTGGTGCCCAACGTCAGTTTCAGATTATCTTCTTCATTGTGTTTCTCATGATCTACGTGACGTCCACAGTGGGGAATACCGGAATGATCCTACTCATCAGGACAGATGCCAGGCTCCAAAcacccatgtactttttcctacAACATCTGGCCTTTGTTGACATCTGCTACACAACAGCTATCACTCCCAAGATGCTGCAAAACTTCATCACAGAAAACAAGTCCATATCATTTGGTGGATGCTTAACGCAATTACTGGTCTATGCAACCTTTGCAACCAGCGACTGCTACCTCCTGGCAGCGATGGCGGTTGACCGATACGTAGCCATCTGTAAGCCTCTTCACTATTCCATCATCATGTCTCAGACAGTCTGCATCCAGATGGTAGCTGGTTCATACCTCATGGGAGCAATAAATGCCTCTGTACAAACGGGTTTTACATTTTCACTGTCCTTCTGTCAGTCCAACAGCATCGATCACTTTTTCTGTGATGTTCCCCCAATTCTCATGCTATCGTGCTCCAACATTGACATCAACATCCTGGTACTTACTGTGTTTGTGGGATTTAACTTGACCTTCACTGTGTTGGTGGTCATCTTCTCCTACATTTACATCCTGACCACCATCCTGAAGATGTCTTCTACTGCAGGGAGGAGGAagaccttctccacctgtgcctcCCACCTGACAGCAGTCACCATTTTCTATGGCGCCCTTGCTTACATGTACTTACAGCGTCATTCTGAGAATGCCCAGGAGAATATGAAAGTGGCCTCTGTATTTTATGGCATTGTCATTCCCATGTTGAACCCCCTGATCTACAGCCTGAGAAACAAGGAGGTGAAGGAAGCTTTAAAAGTGGTGGCCAAAAAGCTCTTTTAG